Genomic segment of Arachis hypogaea cultivar Tifrunner chromosome 11, arahy.Tifrunner.gnm2.J5K5, whole genome shotgun sequence:
TCTATTAAGTGCCGATGTTTCCTCTTAGCTCTTCCATTTTGTTGGGGAATATATGGACATGAAAAACAATGTTGAATACCCTCTTGTGCAAGATATGTAGAAAAAGCTTTGGAAGTGTACTCACCGCCATTATCTGACTGTAAAGCCTTTAATTTGCAATCAGTTTGgttttctataaaatttttatattgaatGAAAGCTGTAAAAACTTGAGATTTGTGAGATAGTAAAAAAGTACATGTATATCTGGAAAATGCATCAATAAATGTAACATAATACTTGTAACCAAGATGAGAAATAATGGGAGAGGGTCCCCAAACATCCGTGTAAACCAATTGCAATGGTGAAGTGTAAACAGTTAAAGAATCACTATATGGAATAGAATGCATTTTAGCTTGAAAACAACTTTCACAAAGACTAGGCTTCTTATTATCAACACTATTATCAAAAGGAATGCTACATTGTGATAGAACAAGATGTACAATTTTGGTGGCAGTGTGTCCTAATCTCTTATGCCACAAATCAAAAGAAGGAAGAGAGATAGAAAAAGCTTTAGGACATGAATCTGTTTGTGAATGATAAGGGACAACAATATTAGAAAACTGATATAAACCTCCTTGCCTAAAACCTTGTAGTAGAACCTTTTTGGTGAACTGACATTTAACAAGACAataaaaagtatgaaattcaaaataaacaaaattatccTCAGCAAATTTAGAAACAGAGATCAAATTCTTGGTTATATGAGGACAGTGAATTAGCTTTTGTAGAGAGAACCATCTTTTAGAAGATAAAGAATACAAAAAGGAGTGTCCAACATTAGATATAGAAATACATATTCCATTACCTATCTGCACTTGTTCTGGCCCTGTGTATTCAGATGATGCAATCAAGTTAGATTGAGAAGAAGTTACATGATGAGATGCACCTGTATCGGGATACCAAGCTGGGTCAGAGACAGTAGATGGCGCAGCAAGGAATGCAGCAGGGTTGTGAAAAGTATTTGTAGGTGGAGGAggagtagttgcaatagaattcacTTGGGATGGAGTGGAAGCAGTCGATGAAAGAGAGTTGTAATTGTTCATTTGAGTGCCTTGATTTTGTGACGGTGGGGGAATCTGTTGATCAAATGTATGAAAACAGTGCCAAGCAATGTGTCTAAATCGGCCACATACTTGGCATTGAGGTCGTGGTTGTTGATAAAAGGACCTGCCACCTCTAAAAGGTCGACCTCCACCTTTCCCCCTTCCTCGCATCGGATTGCCTCTCACAGTATTTGACATAGAAGGAAAAGAACTTTGAGCAAAATTAGCTTGTATAAGAACATTATCTGGCTTTCTGAACTTATTCATCATGTCATCATGAGTCAATACCAGAGTTTGCACTTCACAAAGACTACATTTCAGGTTTCGCATTGATTGTGATTAAAAGACTTTGATAGTCTTCATTTAAACCCTCAAGAATAGCTTTTACATGTTTCTCTGTCGAAAGAGGGTAACCTAAGGCTGCCAAAGAATTAGCAAAGCTTTTAATTTTTGAGATATAATCTTGAGCAGACATACCATGTTTCTTGACCAATTTGAGTTGTGCTTTGAGTTGTTTAACCCTATACTTGATGGATTTCTCGAAATATTCTTCAATCTTTCCCCAAATTTCATAAGCAAAGATGCACCCAACCATTTTACCTTTGAAATTAGAATCCATAGATGCGAGCATCCATGAGCTGAGATTATAAGCGTCCTGCTTCCATTGTTTGAATTGCTGAGATTCAATCCCAGCTTGCTGATTTGCCGTCGAATCAAATTGAGGAGGAATTCGTGTTTGATGGAGATGATCTTCAAGATCTTGTCCTCGAATGGCAAAGAGAGCTTGCTGTTGCCAAGTCTTGTGATTATTCTCACCAAGTTTGTCACTAATCGGGTGAAAGGGTTTTTGATTGAAGAAATTTGGGGGAAAATTGGTGATAACAGAAGAGGGGAGAGGAGTGTTGTTGGAATTGGAATTGGCAGAGTCTTCGTTGGGGGAAGCCATGGATCAAACACCTGTTGCTCTTGATACCATGAAAGGAATTTTCCAACAGTAGTTCTTATCGCAGaagaatagaaagaaagaaagggaaattgAAAAGGGCAGAAAAGCTAAAGAATAGAAgtattgaattttgatttttcagtaaaACAAAATGAGTCATTCCTCTAATAGAGTTTCCCATCTCTACATATATAgcacttttaaaatcaaaattagttCTCTAATTATCATAATTAATCATCCTTAATCTCAACAGGACCAACTCGCGAATTTTGGATGATCAAAACTTGAGCTTTACAAATAGAATAGATTGATAATGAGTCGAGCTCAATTTTTGTGAATCAAAACTTAAACTTGGTCTCACTCGACTCACGTCCAGCCGAATCCATAAGTCTCATTTATCCATTAAAATGAGACACGATTTTCATGGATGAATTGGATACATAGAATTATACATGAAGCTCATCTTTTAACCAGGAAAAAAGCCGTCATTTTTACTCCATCCAAGCATACCCTAACTTTAAAAAGCATGATTCATTCAGGAGACGCTCGTTTTTTATAATATTGAAATGAATTCAAAGGAGCAAAAGCATTTTAATCCACTCTCATCTAGCCAAAACTATACTCCTCTCACTTATAACCCTCCTACTTTCCTCATTTTTGGGTAGAATGCTGCTGACCAAAACAAAGTATCTACAAATAAGTATAATCAGTGTTGTTCTCATAGAAATTTGCATAAACCACTAAACCAGGTTAATCACTATTTCACTGCCATAGACCTTAAGGGGGACAAAAAATACTAACCCAAACCCAATTAGGGATTCTATGTTCCAATCTATGCTGATAAACCTGTAGCTTCTTTGGGTATcagaaacagaaaagcaactggaATGAAATTGCACAAGGTATGAATTATGATGCCCAATAGAAGATTGTCAAATGATCCTGAATCAATATTCAATATAGAAGCCAACCCAGCACCCACAAAAGACCCCAGTGTTGCTCCCAAATTGTTTATTGACATGAAAAGGGCAAATAAAGTTCCTTCAATTCCTGGAGGACATAGTTGGCCAGATAAGATCAGGAACGGCATGAACCTGCACATACCAAGAAGAACAATTATATTTCTGGCAAACAGAAGCTCCTTTACAACAATGCATATGACGCCTATTTGACAACCAAAAATGCATTAGAAAAGTACAAACACAAAATACTATCTCACACAAAAAATGGTGTGCATATTTGTGGGACACCGTGCTGATTCACGCATCATCCACCATTGAATGGTAGATGATGTGTAAATCGCCATGATACTTTACACATCATGTGCACAAACAACCCGACTTGCTACCACTGTAATAATATGAAGATGGTGTTACTACAAGGGATCATCATTTGCCCCCAATCTGTTCCAAATGTTTTCActtctcattagagatgactaTGCAGTGAAGTTGGATAAGATCACATACTTTTACATGCTTACTGTCATATTATGCTATAAAATATCACACATCTTCTATCAAAATTGCTTAGTAAAGACCAAAAATTAATAGAAGTGCTGCCATACTTGAATTGATTGATTCCGTCAGCAAGAGCAGAGCCAAAGAGCACCACAATCCTATCTGATACTCCGAAGGCTATATTTTTCCTAGACACAATGACAATCTCTAAAAGATTCGAGAATGCCAAGCCAATATGGGCACACCTATAATCAGAATGAAAACATACATATTAGTAAATCAATATATAGATGTTAGCTTCCCACCAAAATAATCTTCCATTGCTTACATGAGAATCTTTCGTAGAGTCATATACTTCAGATGGCGATTATAAACAAAGGTTCCCAGCATAAGTCCTAACCATCCAACAACTCGTGCAGTCCCTAGGAAGGATGCTTCAAGCTTCAGAACTTCAGTTTGGTAGTAGAAGATGACTGTTGAAAGATTGGGAACAGCAACATGGGCAAGTAAAAACCATGACATAGGTCTTCCCTCCCCAACAGAAAACAAATATTATTAGTACACTCTTCAAAGCATACTCACAAAATTAACTAGCTTCACTCAATCACTCTGCAATGAGCCACTAAAAAACATACACTTGCAGAGAGGCAGACAACAgcaaggggaagaagaaaagaaaaatatcacAAACAATGGTCAATGGTCAACTGCTTATTGTTAAGAAAAATCGCTTATTGCTATTAATCAGGAAACAATCCAGAGAATCATCTTAAATTACATATGCATCTATAAATAATCACGCTAGGAACGACatctttttagttttcttttttctcAGCATCAGTGGTTACATCCAATTTCCAAATAGTTGAGAACCACCATGAAGGACAAagattatctttttatttactgAAGGTTTTCTAATTTATGTGGATAGAAGAGCTGTAGGAAAGAAAAAGGCTTGTAGATTTACTATACCTAGCAAATCTCAAAAAGGAAATGTGCTCATGAGAAGGAAACatcaataatattaaatatataacacTAAAATTGACAATGTATACAAAGTAGTTAGTGTCTAGATTACTTTGGTTACCTCAAGATCATGGGCTGTCTAAATGCACGACACAGGTCATAAATTGCATTCTTCAAAGAACGGAACCACTTGAAAGACAAGGAATCTCTTTTTTCAAAACTAGCTGATTTCCTAGTATTTATTGCTCTAGTTTTCCCCTTTgttttccccttctttcttcttgtcGTAGTGCTGTGggactttttgtttttgttgaaaggaatatcttcatcttcatcaagGGCGCTACCATTTGTAAGGGGATGTCTTATAGAATCTTCTGATAAAAAATTGATGTTCGCAGTGTTCTCATCCACAAAAGAGCATGACAACAGCTGTATACATGgtagaacagaaaataaaaggaaaataacatCTATTtgtaaattggataatgcatatCCTCCTAACAAACTACCACATATTCCTCCCAAAGCCATCGATGACCATGATATTGACTGGAGGTCACCAGCAAATGAAGCCCTgacaagaaaaagcaagcaattggtcagagtattaattaaaatcattagAAAAGATAGCATGATCTAAGTACATCATCCAAGAAAAAACAGACAAACCAACATGGTATAACATCTGCTACACTGCCAAGTCCAAGAAAGTAATTCATCCTAGAAGATTCAAAAATGGAAATTCCCTCAAGGTAAGACCTTGTATGTGAATCCAATTGTTAAAATATGACTAAGTTAAAAGGTTGGTAAAACTTTTGAAAGTCATTATATTACAGCACGAATAAACCCAAATAATCTTCATTTGATCAGAAGGTTAGCATGCTAGTATCAAAGGAAAACCAAAATGAAACCAAGTATAGTACATTTAAACGGAAACCAGATACATAAAATTAGTAAAGAAGCCTAACTTCAAGTAAAAtccaaaacaataaataaaaaaaataacacaaggTACATAGGTTAAAATTTTAACAATCATACTATTTCCACTCAACTTTATTCCTTATCTCATCTCAGTTTCTTTACATTACTTCTTTGGTGATCAAGAATTAATATGTTCATTATTGGAGGTACAACACCCCGCCTTTGATTTCATCTTCTATCTAGTTCTGAAGATAGAGAAAATGAGAAGaagctcaaaaaaaaaaaaaagagcctcTATGATTGCAATGTTCTGTGTAGTTGTTTCTTTAGGTAAACAGTAATTCTTTTCAGATTTGCCTGCTATTTCAAAATATTCTCTCACAATTTTCTATGCAGTCATAGTATTCAATATATGGAAATTTGTTTGATGATATGATTCCACATTTCTCACTATTACCAATATCAATATGCAGGTATACCATTCAATATATGGAAGTTTGTTTAAAGCAAATGGAAATAAAGATTCAAGATGAAAAAATACCGGTCATATCGTACTGCCTCGGCAATCATTGCATCGATTACAACATCTGCCATGGCCGAGCCCAAGTTTTGCATAGTCAAGAATATCGTCAGGTGCCATGTTGAACCCCTTAAGGTTGAGCTTAGGCCTAAAATTAACCATGGCACAAGGGACAGCACAGTTGCAAGCACTAAATAGGGAATTCGTTTCCTTCCTTTAATTGGGAAACAATCCGATAGAATTCTGTGTAGCAATGACTAAATCAGATTACAAAATTGATGTGGCAAACAGATATATACAGTTATAAACGTATACAGAAAACCATCAAACTAAGCTGCAGCTATCAATTGTCAACTAAGTTTAGTAGGTACATTCAAACACATTagtaaaaaattcttttttaccAGCTAATTTCACCTCAGAAAAGAGTCATTTTTCCGTCGAAGTTAATCTTGTATCCTCTTATGTATTATTGGCTCATTTCTTTTTCCATTTGATGAGAATATTCACATTACTATACAAACCATGCCTGTATGTTCTTCCAATTAAGAGTAGTATTTAAAGATGATAATGAACAGTTACAGTTATATATAACTCAGAATTTCCTTGCCCTTTCCCTTGTTGTATTCACTAAAGATCATTTCTAACATACCATGTTATATATTCTCAACGTATAAAAGAAAGCTAAAAACAGATGACAAAGTCATTCCCACTATGGTTCAAGAACAGTTCCAAACAAACATCAGCACAGGAAAGAATCACAACAATATCATTTATGTTGACATAATTTGCAAATATATCTTAAGATATGGATTTGTTAGCACCAGTATCATATACATGAACCAATCTCCCTGTGTGAGCTACTTACATGTATTCGTTTGTGAATGCTCAATGcaaagtaacaaaataaataaaacatccAATGTTCCATACCCATATAATGGTTTAATGCTCCATGGGAAAAATGCTACTGAAAACACAAATTGAGAAGCTGATGGTGACAACTTGAGATTATCCTTGAGCTGGTAGGAAATAGCTGTCCATACAAAAGACCTAAAACCCTGCATTTacaaagtaaaattataaatcaaACTCACACAACACAAAGGGTAAGCCATCAACTACAAACTATGATCACTTTAAAACTTTTGTACTTCATAAATCAATGTATCTGGATGcaatttgaaatcaaataaaaatgttatatcaGTATTTAACTTAATCTAATAGCAGCAGATAACAGCAAGAGTCATCTTAttcaattcaaaactaaaaattagaaaattcaaCTAGAGCAActatatattgaaaagaaaagggCCAATGTGACGAACAAAACCAATAAGAAACCGTACATTGATTTATATGCAAATACTCAAAATCTGaatgaaaataagataaaataattgaAACCTGGGTGAAGTAAATCAAGCAAATCAACCAAATAAACGAAGCCCCAAATGCAGCATTCAACTGCTTCGTCCACTTGATCATTGTCAACAAAATACGTTAGACCCTCCCCcttttctctctatttctctTTCTCACTCTTTTCTAACGCAACTCACTACGAAGATGAAGCTGAGCTGCTTATTCCATTGTCGTTGCTTTCGGAAGTGAGAGGGGAATACAACAGTTTCCGTTTCCCTCCCAACGGTTTCGACAATGCGGGAGCCAAATATTTGACTGTTCTGTCCCTATCAGATTCGGTTCTGAAAGTTCAACACACGGAGGTTATTTCGGTCCTTTCAAGTTACGTTCGAAAATGTGAGGGACACGTCATGGGTCGAACCAGATTTTGCCACGTTGCAATTTTCCCAACTGGTCAATTGCGTTGACTATGACTTTGACTGAAGATAGGAGTTCAACTTTTCTCAACTATCCGTCGATACGTTTTGTAAGttttaataagaataaattataatttataaccaTGAAAGATAGAGACATAGAGACACAAATGTAGctatataagaataaaataataattatagttaTGGAAGATGGTTTTTATATATTAAGAGTATTTTAAAGTAGTGTTTATTTTGAGGTACTGACACAGAGATTAAGAGACTAAAatttagtattatgtttgttggttcagagactgatactaaaatttttgtctctatctctaaggtagcgtttgttttcggagGCACGACACATTGTCTTCGAgacaattttttatacttttgtgtccaTTCTTTTACGAAGAATAATGATGCACACAAGACTTAAAAGGGTGGACACagacttttttataaattttgtttccctttttgttcatggatattttttattattccactattATCCCTTTTTATATTTCTTATTGGGTTGTTCTCAcagttattttcttcttctatctctttctttttcaggtactctctcttttttataaaattttttattaatgtgaTAATTCTTTCCTTCTTATCATTTTTACTTCAATATCATTTTAACcttgtattttattatttgatttgtaataaaaataattaatcttaaaatttttgaaagataaatattatcaaaaataaaattgatcttttaaaatactaaaaaataatttataagttataattgattttatataatttaaagaaaaattagtttttagataaaaaaattaattttttaaataaaaatagatttttatgtgcaaaaactttttttttcatgtaaaaacagatttttttaaattgattttttatttaaaattaatttgacttattaacctaaacaaaattttttattaatcaaacttagattttttttttgttaatcttaaccatatattcctacatattaataataaatttaaa
This window contains:
- the LOC112720291 gene encoding probable folate-biopterin transporter 4 encodes the protein MIKWTKQLNAAFGASFIWLICLIYFTQGFRSFVWTAISYQLKDNLKLSPSASQFVFSVAFFPWSIKPLYGILSDCFPIKGRKRIPYLVLATVLSLVPWLILGLSSTLRGSTWHLTIFLTMQNLGSAMADVVIDAMIAEAVRYDRASFAGDLQSISWSSMALGGICGSLLGGYALSNLQIDVIFLLFSVLPCIQLLSCSFVDENTANINFLSEDSIRHPLTNGSALDEDEDIPFNKNKKSHSTTTRRKKGKTKGKTRAINTRKSASFEKRDSLSFKWFRSLKNAIYDLCRAFRQPMILRPMSWFLLAHVAVPNLSTVIFYYQTEVLKLEASFLGTARVVGWLGLMLGTFVYNRHLKYMTLRKILMCAHIGLAFSNLLEIVIVSRKNIAFGVSDRIVVLFGSALADGINQFKFMPFLILSGQLCPPGIEGTLFALFMSINNLGATLGSFVGAGLASILNIDSGSFDNLLLGIIIHTLCNFIPVAFLFLIPKEATGLSA